The segment ACGAGCGCGGGTCGCGCGAGGCGTTCGAGGATTCGGGCACGCTCGGTGTCGAGGAGGAGTTCTTCGTCGTCGACGACGCCGGGCGGCCGGTGTCCGGGAGCGACGCGCTCGTGTACGACGCCGACCCGCCCGCGCTCCTCGAGGGCCGCCTCGACCACGAACTGTTCAAGACCGTGGTGGAGACGCAGACGCCGAAGTCCGCGGACCTCGCCGAGGCCCGCGAGCACCTGAATGCGGTGCGGGACGCGCTCGTCGAGTTCGCGGCGAGCGAGGGCTACAGGATCGCGGGCGCGGGCCTGCATCCGGCGGCGACGTGGCGCGAACTCGAGCACGCCGAGAAGCCCCGGTATCGGAGTCAGCTCGACCGCATCCAGTACCCCCAGCACAGGAACACGACCGCCGGCCTGCACGTGCACGTCGGCGTGGACGACGCGGACGCGGCGACGTGGATCGCGAACGAACTCCGTTGGTTCCTCCCGCCGATGCTCGCGCTGTCCGCGAACTCGCCGTTCTGGGACGGCTACGACACCGGCCTGGCGTCTGCGCGCGCGAAGATCTTCGAGGCGCTCCCGAACACGGGCATGCCGACCGCGTTCGACGGGTACGACGACTTCGAGGCGTTCGAGGCGCGGATGGTCGACTCGGGGAGCATCCGCGACCGCGGCGAGCTCTGGTACGACGTCCGCCCGCACTCCGGGCACGGCACCGTCGAGGTCCGGGCGCCTGACGGCCAGGCCGACCCCGGGGTCGTCCTCGCGTTCGTCGAGTACACCGCAGCGCTCGTCGAAGACCTCCGCGAGCGCTACGCGGACCTCGCCGACCCCTGGGACGCTCGCGGCGACGGCTATCCGCACCAGCATCGGCGCGAGATCCTGGACGAGAACAAGTGGCGCGCGCTCCGGCACGGCCACGACGCCGAGTTCGTCGCGCTCGACGGCGAGGGAACCGTGTCGTTCCCGTCGGTCGTCGACCGCGAATGCGACCGCCTCGGCGTCACCGGCATCCGCGACGTGCTGGACGCCGAGAGCGGCGCCGAACGGCAGCGTCACGTGCTCGAGTCGGTTGGGTTCGACGCGCTCTGCGAGTCGCTCCGACTGGACGCCTGAGCGCTCGCAGACCGCCAGGCAATGGGTTTTTAACCGCGTGCCACTTGTGTCCTCATCGAAAGGTCATGTCCAGGGACGACGTCACAGAACCGGGTGCGGACGACGACGACGAGTCGACGCGACGACAGAAGGCCATCGAGGGGTTCGACTCCGGCATCGTCGACCTCCTGTCGTGGGTGCTCGACACGGAGACCCGCGCAAAGATATACATCTACCTGCAGGCCGAACCCGCGTCGACGAGCGAGGAGATCGCGCAGGGTACGGGGCTCTACCCGAGTACGGTCCGGGAGGCGC is part of the Halorubellus sp. JP-L1 genome and harbors:
- a CDS encoding glutamate--cysteine ligase encodes the protein MDERGSREAFEDSGTLGVEEEFFVVDDAGRPVSGSDALVYDADPPALLEGRLDHELFKTVVETQTPKSADLAEAREHLNAVRDALVEFAASEGYRIAGAGLHPAATWRELEHAEKPRYRSQLDRIQYPQHRNTTAGLHVHVGVDDADAATWIANELRWFLPPMLALSANSPFWDGYDTGLASARAKIFEALPNTGMPTAFDGYDDFEAFEARMVDSGSIRDRGELWYDVRPHSGHGTVEVRAPDGQADPGVVLAFVEYTAALVEDLRERYADLADPWDARGDGYPHQHRREILDENKWRALRHGHDAEFVALDGEGTVSFPSVVDRECDRLGVTGIRDVLDAESGAERQRHVLESVGFDALCESLRLDA